Proteins from one Bacteroides mediterraneensis genomic window:
- a CDS encoding thiamine pyrophosphate-dependent enzyme yields MKDNHKLLLLGDQAIALGAIHAGISGVYAYPGTPSTEITEYIQESPIAKARGLHSSWCTNEKTAMEAALGVSYVGKRALVCMKHVGMNVCADAFVNSAITGVNGGVVVLAADDPTMHSSQNEQDSRFYGKFALIPILEPSSQQEAYDMMAYAYDLSEQMRTPVLMRITTRMAHSRAAVEVAASGKEVTCTGRQSVPSDWVLLPGNARRRYMEVIENQPKLEAESERSAYNQLSMQEGMAEKGIVACGIGYNYVMENFPEGCPYPILKISQYPLPVEALTRLADSCKEILVVEDGQPFVEEQLKGILPSKYVVKGRLSGDLSRTGELTPDNVRLALELSSGQVYAAAQNVVPRPPALCKGCGHRDVYDALNKVAAEYPDAKIFGDIGCYTLGALPPFRTLSSCVDMGASITMAKGAADAGLFPSIAVIGDSTFTHSGMTGLLDAVNDQSNITVVISDNLTTAMTGGQDSAGTNKFEAICLGLGVKPEHVRVVVPLPKNMEEITRVIREEIEYKGVSVIIPRRECMQTLNRKLKQQKAKKQ; encoded by the coding sequence ATGAAAGACAATCATAAACTTTTGTTATTGGGCGACCAGGCGATAGCACTGGGCGCCATTCATGCAGGAATTTCCGGGGTTTATGCCTATCCGGGAACTCCTTCGACCGAAATCACAGAATATATACAGGAATCTCCGATAGCGAAAGCGCGCGGGTTGCACAGCAGCTGGTGTACCAATGAGAAAACAGCCATGGAAGCAGCCTTGGGAGTATCGTATGTGGGCAAGCGGGCACTGGTTTGCATGAAGCATGTAGGAATGAACGTATGTGCCGATGCCTTTGTCAATTCAGCCATTACGGGTGTCAATGGAGGGGTAGTGGTGTTGGCTGCCGACGATCCTACCATGCATTCTTCTCAGAATGAGCAGGATTCTCGCTTTTATGGCAAGTTTGCTTTAATTCCGATACTGGAACCTTCTTCCCAGCAGGAGGCCTACGATATGATGGCGTATGCATACGACCTCTCGGAGCAGATGCGTACGCCGGTATTGATGCGTATTACCACCCGAATGGCCCATTCCCGTGCGGCAGTAGAAGTTGCTGCGTCCGGAAAGGAAGTCACTTGTACGGGACGTCAGTCTGTTCCTTCCGACTGGGTGCTGTTGCCGGGAAATGCCCGTCGCCGTTATATGGAAGTCATCGAGAACCAGCCGAAACTGGAGGCTGAGTCTGAACGTTCTGCCTATAACCAGCTAAGCATGCAGGAAGGGATGGCTGAGAAAGGCATTGTGGCTTGTGGCATCGGTTACAACTATGTGATGGAAAACTTTCCGGAAGGATGCCCTTATCCCATACTGAAGATTTCACAATATCCTTTGCCGGTGGAAGCCTTGACTCGTCTGGCAGACTCTTGCAAGGAGATTCTGGTGGTAGAAGACGGACAGCCTTTTGTAGAAGAACAGCTAAAAGGCATTCTTCCTTCTAAATATGTAGTGAAAGGCCGTTTGAGCGGTGATTTGTCCCGTACGGGGGAACTGACTCCCGACAATGTGCGTCTGGCCTTGGAATTGTCGAGTGGACAGGTTTATGCGGCCGCACAGAATGTGGTACCCCGTCCACCGGCCTTGTGCAAGGGATGCGGCCACCGCGATGTGTATGATGCCTTGAATAAGGTGGCTGCAGAATATCCGGATGCAAAGATTTTCGGAGATATCGGTTGCTATACGCTGGGGGCACTTCCGCCTTTCCGCACATTGAGCAGCTGCGTCGATATGGGAGCTTCCATCACGATGGCCAAAGGAGCGGCCGATGCAGGACTGTTTCCTTCCATTGCCGTGATAGGGGATTCCACTTTCACCCATTCCGGAATGACGGGACTGCTGGATGCGGTGAATGATCAATCGAACATCACGGTCGTTATTTCCGACAACCTGACTACAGCCATGACTGGAGGACAGGATTCAGCCGGTACCAATAAGTTCGAGGCCATCTGTCTGGGATTGGGAGTGAAGCCGGAGCATGTCCGTGTGGTGGTACCGCTTCCCAAGAACATGGAAGAAATCACCCGGGTCATTCGGGAAGAGATAGAATACAAGGGTGTGTCTGTCATTATTCCGCGCAGGGAATGTATGCAGACGTTGAACCGGAAACTGAAACAGCAAAAAGCAAAGAAACAATGA
- a CDS encoding NAD(P)H-dependent glycerol-3-phosphate dehydrogenase, which yields MKLPGKIAIMGGGSWATAIAKIILTQAESINWYMRRDDRIEEFKRLGHNPAYLTSVRFDIKCINFSSDINKVVRESDTLIFVTPSPYLKTHLKKLKVKLKDKFIVTAIKGIVPDENLIVSDYFHKIYDVPENNIAVLAGPCHAEEVALERLSYLTVGCKDIEKAKMFAKQLAGHYIKTSVNTDVAGIEYASVLKNVYAIAAGICSGLKYGDNFQAVLVSNALQEMNRFLDTVHPVNRCTNDSAYLGDLLVTSYSNFSRNRVFGTMIGKGYSVKSAQIEMEMIAEGYYGTKCIKELNKHLHVNMPIVDAVYNILYERISPMIEIKLLTDSFR from the coding sequence ATGAAATTACCCGGAAAAATAGCAATCATGGGGGGAGGAAGCTGGGCCACAGCTATTGCCAAGATTATATTGACCCAGGCGGAATCGATAAACTGGTACATGCGCCGTGACGACCGGATTGAAGAATTCAAGCGTTTGGGGCATAATCCGGCTTATTTGACAAGCGTGCGTTTCGACATAAAATGCATCAACTTTTCATCAGATATCAACAAGGTAGTAAGAGAATCAGATACCCTGATTTTCGTGACTCCTTCACCCTATCTGAAAACTCACCTCAAAAAGCTAAAAGTCAAACTGAAGGATAAATTCATCGTAACCGCCATCAAAGGTATTGTTCCGGACGAAAACCTGATTGTATCTGATTATTTCCATAAAATATACGACGTACCCGAAAACAACATCGCTGTATTGGCGGGTCCGTGTCATGCGGAAGAAGTAGCCTTGGAAAGACTTTCTTACCTCACGGTAGGCTGCAAGGATATCGAGAAAGCCAAAATGTTTGCTAAACAACTGGCAGGGCACTACATCAAGACTTCTGTCAATACAGACGTGGCCGGCATTGAATACGCTTCCGTATTGAAAAACGTGTATGCTATTGCAGCCGGTATCTGTAGCGGCCTGAAATATGGAGACAATTTCCAGGCTGTACTGGTTTCGAATGCTTTGCAGGAAATGAACCGCTTTCTGGATACCGTACATCCGGTCAACCGCTGCACGAACGACTCTGCCTATTTGGGCGACCTGCTCGTAACCTCCTATTCCAATTTCAGCCGTAACCGTGTATTCGGTACGATGATTGGCAAAGGATACTCCGTAAAAAGCGCACAGATTGAAATGGAAATGATTGCAGAAGGTTATTATGGTACCAAATGTATCAAGGAACTGAACAAACACCTGCACGTAAATATGCCGATTGTGGATGCCGTCTACAATATCCTTTATGAGCGGATATCTCCAATGATTGAAATTAAATTATTAACTGACTCATTTAGATAA
- a CDS encoding indolepyruvate oxidoreductase subunit beta: MKTDIILSGVGGQGILSIATIIGEAALHLGLNLKQAEVHGMSQRGGDVQSNLRLSEAPIASDLIPLGTADMIISLEPMEALRYLPYLSKDGWIITSATPFKNISNYPEDEKLRAELHAQPHVVVLDVENLAKENQIPRSANVILLGAAAPFLKILDADVLRESVGRIFAPKGEEVVQMNYRAFDIGHEYVKQLKF; this comes from the coding sequence ATGAAAACAGATATCATACTTTCTGGAGTGGGCGGACAGGGAATTCTGTCCATTGCCACGATTATCGGTGAGGCGGCCCTGCATCTGGGGCTGAACCTGAAACAGGCCGAAGTACACGGAATGAGTCAGCGGGGAGGCGATGTGCAGTCGAACCTGCGTTTGTCGGAGGCGCCGATTGCTTCCGATTTGATACCCTTGGGCACAGCGGATATGATTATTTCACTGGAACCGATGGAGGCACTGCGTTATCTTCCGTATTTGTCGAAAGACGGATGGATTATCACTTCGGCCACTCCGTTCAAGAATATTTCCAATTATCCGGAAGACGAAAAACTGCGGGCGGAACTTCATGCGCAGCCTCATGTGGTGGTGTTGGATGTGGAAAATCTGGCAAAGGAGAATCAGATACCCAGGTCGGCCAATGTCATCTTGTTGGGTGCGGCTGCTCCTTTCTTGAAAATCCTGGATGCAGACGTGCTGCGTGAAAGTGTAGGACGTATCTTTGCGCCGAAAGGAGAAGAGGTGGTGCAGATGAATTACCGGGCGTTCGATATCGGTCATGAATATGTGAAACAATTGAAATTCTAA
- the lysS gene encoding lysine--tRNA ligase, whose translation MNVLELSEQEIIRRNSLNELRAMGIDPYPAAEYVTNAFSTDIKAEFKDDAEPRKVSVAGRIMSRRVMGKASFIELQDSKGRIQVYITRDDICPDENKDLYNVVFKRLLDLGDFIGIEGFVFRTQTGEVSIHAQKLTVLSKSIRPLPIVKYKDGVAYDKFEDPELRYRQRYVDLVVNDGVKDIFLKRSKIYNSMREYFNSKGYVEVETPILQSIPGGATARPFITHHNALDIPLYMRIASELYLKRLIVGGFEGVYEIGKNFRNEGMDRTHNPEFTCMEIYVAYKDYNWMMKFTENMLEKICMDVNGTTEVKIGDNVISFKAPFKRVTMLDSIKEFTGYDLTGMSEEQIREVCQKLNMEIDDTMGKGKLIDEIFGEFCEGNYIQPTFITDYPIEMSPLTKKHRNNPDLTERFELMVNGKELCNAYSELNDPIDQLERFEEQMRLNEKGDDEAMIIDKDFVRALEYGMPPTSGMGIGMDRLVMLMTGQNTIQEVLFFPQMRPEKVIPKDAPAKFMELGVAEDWVPVLQKAGYNLVSDMKDVNPQKLHQDICGINKKYKLELKNPTVDEVAGWIEKIK comes from the coding sequence ATGAACGTATTAGAATTAAGCGAACAGGAAATTATCAGACGTAACAGTCTGAATGAGTTAAGAGCAATGGGGATTGATCCATACCCTGCTGCCGAGTATGTAACCAACGCTTTTTCGACTGACATTAAAGCCGAATTTAAAGACGATGCGGAACCCCGCAAAGTATCTGTAGCCGGTCGTATCATGTCTCGCCGCGTAATGGGTAAGGCATCCTTCATTGAATTGCAAGACTCTAAAGGTCGTATTCAAGTATATATAACCCGCGACGACATCTGTCCGGATGAAAACAAAGATTTATACAATGTCGTTTTCAAACGTTTGCTGGACTTGGGTGACTTTATCGGAATTGAAGGCTTCGTATTCCGCACACAAACAGGCGAAGTTTCCATCCATGCACAGAAACTGACAGTGTTGTCCAAATCAATCCGTCCGCTTCCGATTGTAAAATACAAAGACGGAGTGGCATACGACAAATTCGAAGACCCTGAACTCCGCTACCGCCAGCGTTATGTAGACCTGGTAGTCAACGATGGAGTAAAAGATATTTTCTTGAAACGTAGCAAAATCTACAATTCCATGAGAGAGTATTTCAATTCCAAAGGTTATGTGGAAGTGGAAACTCCGATTCTTCAGTCTATCCCGGGAGGTGCTACGGCACGCCCGTTCATCACTCACCACAACGCGCTCGACATTCCTTTGTACATGCGTATTGCCAGTGAGCTGTACCTGAAACGACTCATTGTGGGTGGTTTTGAAGGCGTGTACGAAATTGGCAAGAACTTCCGTAACGAAGGTATGGACCGTACACACAACCCGGAATTCACTTGTATGGAAATCTATGTCGCTTATAAAGACTACAACTGGATGATGAAGTTTACGGAAAACATGCTCGAAAAAATCTGCATGGACGTAAACGGTACCACAGAAGTGAAGATTGGGGATAATGTGATCAGTTTCAAGGCTCCGTTCAAGCGTGTCACCATGCTGGATTCTATCAAAGAATTCACCGGATACGACCTGACAGGTATGAGCGAGGAACAGATTCGGGAAGTGTGCCAGAAACTGAACATGGAAATCGATGACACCATGGGTAAAGGCAAGCTGATTGACGAAATCTTCGGAGAATTCTGCGAAGGCAACTACATCCAGCCGACCTTCATCACCGACTATCCGATTGAAATGTCTCCGCTGACCAAAAAGCACCGCAACAATCCGGACCTGACCGAACGCTTCGAGCTGATGGTGAACGGAAAGGAACTTTGCAACGCCTATTCAGAGCTGAATGACCCGATTGACCAGTTGGAACGTTTCGAAGAACAGATGCGTTTGAACGAAAAGGGAGACGACGAAGCTATGATTATTGACAAGGACTTCGTACGCGCCTTGGAATACGGTATGCCTCCTACTTCAGGTATGGGTATCGGTATGGACCGTCTGGTCATGCTGATGACCGGACAGAACACCATCCAGGAAGTATTGTTCTTCCCGCAGATGCGTCCGGAAAAAGTAATCCCGAAAGATGCGCCGGCCAAGTTCATGGAACTGGGTGTAGCAGAAGACTGGGTACCTGTTCTCCAGAAAGCCGGATATAACCTGGTAAGTGACATGAAAGATGTCAATCCCCAGAAACTCCATCAGGATATCTGCGGCATCAATAAAAAATACAAGTTGGAGCTGAAGAACCCGACTGTAGACGAAGTGGCGGGCTGGATTGAAAAGATAAAATAA
- a CDS encoding phenylacetate--CoA ligase family protein: MIWNPNKECMPREQMRELQGKRLCKLVQYVYHNVPFYRHKMQEMDLTPDDIREIEDITKLPFTTKQDLRDNYPYGLMAAPLSEVVRVHASSGTTGNPTIVGYTRRDLSIWSEVMSRCLSAYGVTREDTFSVSYGYGLFTGGLGAHYGVENLGATVIPASTGNTEKHVRLIRDLHITGIACTPSYALYLAEVVERMGIRKEELGLRIGAFGAEPWTENMRQEIQSRLGLKGYNIYGLSEIMGPGVSYECQEQYGSHINEDHFYPEIIDPVTCQNLPYGTQGELVFTTLTKEGMPLLRYRTKDLTSLIADPCPCGRTSVRMTPIMGRSDDMLIIRGINVFPSQVESVILGMKEFEPQYLLVVDRKNNLDTLEVQVEVRRDFFSDDIGSMLRLKKTLSDRLKSVLSISAEVKLVEPNSIARSQGKSKRVIDNRVLV, from the coding sequence ATGATTTGGAATCCGAACAAAGAATGTATGCCGCGTGAACAGATGCGTGAGCTGCAGGGGAAACGTTTGTGCAAACTGGTGCAGTATGTGTACCATAATGTGCCTTTCTATCGGCACAAGATGCAGGAGATGGACCTCACTCCCGATGACATCCGGGAAATTGAGGACATCACGAAACTGCCTTTTACCACCAAACAGGATTTGCGGGACAATTATCCGTACGGGCTGATGGCGGCTCCTCTTTCGGAAGTGGTGCGTGTGCATGCTTCTTCCGGAACAACAGGTAACCCGACCATCGTGGGATATACCCGCCGCGACTTGTCTATCTGGTCGGAGGTGATGTCGCGTTGTCTTTCGGCATACGGAGTGACTCGGGAAGACACCTTTTCCGTGAGTTACGGATATGGTCTGTTTACCGGCGGACTGGGAGCGCACTATGGTGTGGAAAATCTGGGGGCGACCGTGATTCCGGCTTCTACCGGAAATACGGAAAAACATGTACGCCTGATTCGGGATTTGCATATCACGGGCATTGCCTGTACGCCTTCGTATGCCTTGTATCTGGCAGAGGTGGTGGAACGGATGGGTATCCGCAAGGAAGAACTGGGATTGCGTATCGGCGCTTTTGGGGCGGAACCTTGGACGGAAAACATGCGTCAGGAAATCCAGAGCCGTTTGGGGCTGAAGGGCTACAACATTTATGGATTGAGTGAGATTATGGGGCCGGGCGTGTCTTACGAATGCCAGGAGCAGTATGGTTCCCATATTAATGAGGACCATTTCTATCCGGAAATCATCGACCCAGTGACGTGTCAGAATCTGCCGTATGGCACGCAGGGAGAACTGGTGTTTACCACGTTGACCAAGGAGGGCATGCCGCTGCTCCGCTATCGCACCAAAGACCTGACTTCCCTGATTGCTGACCCGTGTCCTTGCGGACGTACCAGTGTGCGTATGACGCCGATTATGGGTCGAAGCGACGATATGCTGATAATCAGGGGTATCAATGTCTTCCCGTCACAGGTGGAAAGTGTGATTCTGGGCATGAAGGAATTTGAACCGCAGTATCTGCTGGTGGTCGACCGCAAGAACAACCTCGATACGCTGGAAGTGCAGGTGGAAGTGCGCCGCGACTTTTTCAGCGACGACATCGGTTCCATGCTGAGGCTGAAGAAGACCCTGTCCGACCGCTTGAAGAGTGTGCTCTCCATCAGTGCGGAAGTCAAACTGGTGGAACCGAACAGCATAGCCCGTAGCCAGGGAAAGTCCAAACGTGTGATTGATAACCGAGTATTGGTGTAA
- a CDS encoding pyridoxal phosphate-dependent aminotransferase → MSCVFSEDLVNSVAKEMKVADLSNATIGDVLLVASRLEELTGIPFIRMDQGSPGLPANKVGIEAEKKALDRGVGSQYPAAAGVAELKQAASRFVKAFIDVDISPRACLPTTGSVAASFGAFIACTQRIPGKDKVLFIDPGFPIQKSQLRILGIAWESFDIHDFRGEPLRAKLESFLSKGDIAAIVYSNPNNPAWICLEESELKIIGELATRYDAVVMEDQAYFCMDFRHAFGCPYQPPFVPTVARYTDNYILMLSASKIFSYAGQRIALACVSDKLFDIQYPALASRYEDSGVFGPTFIASIMYMITSGCTATTQYAMAEMLEKSITGEINFVEDVREYERRARRMKQIFTAHGFSVVYDKDVTQQVGDGFFFTLGYPGLTGGELLRELMMYGVSSISLSTTGSEQQGVRACTSRMREELYPVLEERMKAFQEEHPVPSK, encoded by the coding sequence ATGAGCTGCGTGTTTAGTGAAGACCTGGTCAACTCTGTGGCCAAGGAAATGAAGGTGGCCGATTTGTCCAATGCGACCATCGGAGATGTGTTGCTGGTGGCTTCCCGTCTGGAAGAACTTACGGGTATTCCCTTTATCCGGATGGATCAGGGGTCTCCCGGTCTCCCGGCAAATAAAGTGGGGATTGAGGCCGAGAAAAAGGCGCTTGACAGGGGAGTCGGTTCCCAGTATCCGGCAGCTGCCGGAGTGGCCGAGCTGAAGCAGGCTGCTTCCCGTTTTGTAAAGGCATTTATTGATGTGGATATTTCTCCACGTGCCTGTTTGCCTACCACGGGTTCCGTTGCGGCTTCTTTTGGGGCTTTTATCGCCTGTACCCAGCGGATTCCCGGAAAAGACAAGGTGCTGTTTATCGACCCGGGTTTCCCGATACAGAAGTCCCAGTTGCGTATCTTGGGCATTGCGTGGGAGTCGTTCGATATCCATGATTTCCGGGGAGAACCGTTGCGTGCCAAACTGGAAAGTTTCCTTTCCAAAGGAGATATTGCGGCCATTGTCTATTCCAATCCCAACAATCCGGCTTGGATTTGCCTGGAAGAAAGTGAACTGAAAATCATCGGGGAACTGGCTACGCGGTATGATGCAGTGGTCATGGAAGACCAGGCGTATTTCTGTATGGATTTCCGCCATGCGTTCGGCTGTCCTTATCAGCCTCCTTTCGTGCCTACTGTGGCCCGTTATACCGACAATTATATTCTCATGTTGTCTGCTTCCAAGATTTTCAGCTATGCCGGACAGCGCATTGCCTTGGCTTGTGTGTCTGATAAGCTGTTTGATATACAGTATCCGGCCTTGGCTTCCCGTTATGAGGATTCAGGCGTGTTCGGGCCGACCTTCATCGCTTCCATCATGTATATGATTACTTCCGGCTGCACGGCCACTACCCAGTATGCCATGGCGGAGATGCTGGAAAAATCCATTACCGGTGAAATCAATTTTGTGGAAGACGTCCGTGAGTATGAACGGCGCGCCCGCCGGATGAAGCAGATTTTCACCGCTCATGGCTTTTCGGTGGTATATGACAAGGATGTGACCCAGCAGGTGGGCGATGGCTTTTTCTTTACCTTGGGCTATCCCGGACTGACGGGTGGTGAGTTGCTCCGTGAACTGATGATGTACGGGGTGAGCAGTATCTCCCTGTCGACGACGGGTAGTGAACAGCAGGGGGTGAGAGCCTGTACTTCCCGGATGCGGGAGGAACTCTATCCGGTGTTGGAAGAACGGATGAAGGCTTTTCAGGAAGAACATCCTGTGCCGAGCAAATAA
- a CDS encoding amidohydrolase, producing the protein MKIILLQTDICWADPVGNVARLGKAIDHYDKVDLFVLPEMFSTGFCTLPEGIAEPADSPTLQWMKQTACAHDCALAGSISIAENGKFYNRFFFVHPDGKVQWYDKKHLFTYGGEDKHYTAGTERVVVNFRGVRFLLEVCYDLRFPVWSRNRGDYDVALYVASWPSPRVEAWKALLRARAIENQCYVLGVNRVGKDPYCDYCGGTAVIDPYGKTLSACEDGKEGQVEAFIDMNELEAFRKKFPVLDDADAFTLN; encoded by the coding sequence ATGAAAATAATCTTATTGCAGACAGATATTTGTTGGGCCGATCCTGTAGGCAATGTAGCTCGTTTGGGAAAGGCCATTGATCATTACGATAAAGTCGATTTGTTTGTGCTTCCGGAAATGTTTTCTACGGGTTTTTGCACTTTGCCGGAAGGTATTGCGGAACCGGCAGACAGCCCTACCTTGCAATGGATGAAACAGACGGCCTGTGCGCATGATTGTGCCCTTGCCGGCAGTATCTCCATAGCGGAAAATGGAAAATTCTATAACCGTTTTTTCTTTGTGCATCCCGACGGGAAAGTGCAATGGTACGACAAAAAGCATTTGTTCACGTATGGTGGAGAAGACAAACATTATACGGCAGGTACGGAACGTGTCGTGGTGAATTTCCGTGGTGTACGGTTTCTGCTCGAAGTGTGCTATGACTTGCGCTTCCCTGTATGGTCCCGGAACCGTGGCGATTACGATGTGGCGTTGTATGTAGCCAGCTGGCCTTCTCCCAGAGTGGAGGCTTGGAAGGCTTTGTTGCGGGCACGAGCCATTGAAAACCAGTGTTATGTGCTGGGTGTGAACCGGGTAGGAAAAGACCCGTACTGCGATTATTGTGGGGGTACGGCGGTTATTGACCCGTATGGAAAGACACTTTCTGCTTGTGAAGATGGCAAGGAGGGGCAGGTGGAAGCCTTCATCGATATGAATGAGCTGGAAGCCTTCCGAAAAAAGTTTCCGGTGCTGGATGATGCAGACGCTTTTACATTGAATTAA